A single Metarhizium brunneum chromosome 5, complete sequence DNA region contains:
- the ccsR gene encoding Cytochalasin cluster regulator ccsR, with translation MPSQQADQGRLSVGAPSRSQKLPSQARPASRDWRRRTIDFDYTDINATSRMEPFPIPITTPADRDVGSGTGISFELDESFDSGMPNFNATFGRGPGQGSLANRFDDGPDDMVTSTKNSKLTDGSSDADKEKDKDKDKDECLHQLSELSSRLMRYFGKTGGAPASLEDILSYSTPAPVSAGDGAKTDSYAAKNIIGILLQSSQIFLEILERLESSMAQQEDQQQQPCSPSNSEYSYVDSPNETELLFGDSRASDETHMLELLIHNDKVDGKTTQLPNAKHHEPLSTPPPMVAGTAAACRSCHRRQGSFGIPYAFTVMTCYMWLLQGYEMVFATIQDALFSQREQRYRQAGLRHDASRMAQGPQMLGSASLPPMADPKRMEPFVLPNIRIGGFSLDGHPNLQVEMLIHVSCQVLQRIKSILGIHQTQDCTPCHKHGAFHMKCAPALLHMYLDGTGNTASGGGATSPRPDLWDTIQDIRQLLGSNS, from the coding sequence ATGCCGTCACAACAAGCCGACCAAGGCCGGCTTTCCGTCGGCGCGCCATCGCGGAGTCAGAAACTGCCCAGCCAGGCACGCCCTGCTTCGAGGGACTGGCGCCGACGGACTATAGATTTCGATTACACCGATATCAATGCCACCTCCAGGATGGAACCCTTTCCCATCCCAATCACAACACCAGCCGACAGAGACGTGGGCTCCGGAACTGGCATTTCTTTTGAACTCGACGAGAGCTTCGATTCCGGGATGCCAAACTTTAACGCGACATTCGGCCGTGGACCAGGGCAGGGTAGTCTGGCCAACCGGTTCGATGATGGCCCCGATGATATGGTTACTTCGACCAAGAACAGCAAGTTGACAGATGGAAGCtccgacgccgacaaggaaaaggataaagacaaggacaaggacgagtgCCTACATCAGCTGTCCGAGTTGAGCTCGAGACTCATGAGATACTTTGGCAAGACGGGCGGTGCCCCCGCATCGCTCGAGGATATATTAAGCTACTCGACGCCTGCTCCGGTCAGCGCCGGTGATGGTGCCAAAACAGACTCTTACGCCGCCAAGAACATTATTGGGATACTGCTCCAGAGCTCGCAGATATTTCTTGAGATTCTCGAGCGACTAGAGTCTTCCATGGCGCAACAAGAAgaccagcaacaacagccttgcTCGCCATCCAACTCGGAATACTCGTATGTGGACTCTCCCAACGAGACCGAATTGCTCTTTGGCGACAGTAGGGCAAGCGACGAGACGCACATGTTGGAACTTCTCATCCACAATGATAAAGTTGACGGAAAGACTACTCAGTTACCAAATGCAAAACACCACGAGCCGTTGTCCACCCCGCCACCGATGGTAGCcggcacagcagcagcctgtcGGTCCTGCCATCGACGGCAGGGATCATTTGGCATACCTTATGCTTTTACCGTCATGACGTGCTACATGTGGCTATTGCAAGGCTACGAAATGGTGTTTGCCACCATTCAGGACGCCCTTTTTTCACAACGAGAGCAACGATACCGACAAGCCGGATTGCGCCATGATGCGTCGCGAATGGCGCAAGGGCCACAGATGTTGGGTTCAGCATCTCTACCTCCGATGGCTGATCCCAAGAGAATGGAACCTTTTGTCTTACCAAACATCCGGATTGGTGGATTCAGTCTCGACGGCCACCCCAACCTGCAGGTCGAGATGCTGATCCACGTCAGTTGTCAAGTGCTGCAGAGGATCAAGTCCATCCTGGGCATTCACCAGACACAAGATTGCACGCCTTGCCACAAGCATGGCGCGTTTCATATGAAGTGTGCGCCCGCCCTGCTGCACATGTATCTCGACGGCACGGGAAACACGGCAAGCGGCGGCGGTGCTACTAGCCCCCGACCAGACCTTTGGGATACGATTCAAGATATCAGGCAGCTTCTAGGTAGTAACAGCTAG